In Arvicanthis niloticus isolate mArvNil1 chromosome 10, mArvNil1.pat.X, whole genome shotgun sequence, a single genomic region encodes these proteins:
- the Inhbb gene encoding inhibin beta B chain, with protein MDGLPGRALGAACLLLLAAGWLGPEAWGSPTPPPSPAAPPPPPPPGAPGGSQDTCTSCGGGGGGFRRPEELGRVDGDFLEAVKRHILNRLQLRGRPNITHAVPKAAMVTALRKLHAGKVREDGRVEIPHLDGHASPGADGQERVSEIISFAETDGLASSRVRLYFFVSNEGNQNLFVVQASLWLYLKLLPYVLEKGSRRKVRVKVYFQEQGHGDRWNVVEKKVDLKRSGWHTFPITEAIQALFERGERRLNLDVQCDSCQELAVVPVFVDPGEESHRPFVVVQARLGDSRHRIRKRGLECDGRTSLCCRQQFFIDFRLIGWNDWIIAPTGYYGNYCEGSCPAYLAGVPGSASSFHTAVVNQYRMRGLNPGPVNSCCIPTKLSSMSMLYFDDEYNIVKRDVPNMIVEECGCA; from the exons ATGGACGGGCTGCCCGGTCGGGCGTTGGGGGCCGCCTGCCTTCTGCTCCTGGCGGCCGGCTGGTTGGGACCCGAGGCCTGGGGCTCTCCCACACCCCCGCCGTCGCCCGCCgcgccgcccccgcccccgccccccggAGCTCCGGGTGGCTCGCAGGACACCTGTACGTcgtgcggcggcggcggcggcggcttcCGGCGGCCCGAGGAGCTGGGCCGGGTGGACGGTGACTTCCTGGAGGCAGTAAAGAGACACATCTTGAACCGCCTGCAGTTGCGGGGCCGACCCAATATCACACACGCTGTCCCCAAGGCCGCCATGGTCACGGCCCTGCGCAAGCTGCACGCCGGCAAGGTGCGCGAGGACGGCCGCGTGGAGATCCCGCACCTCGACGGCCACGCCAGCCCGGGCGCCGACGGCCAGGAGCGCGTCTCCGAGATCATCAGCtttgcagagacag ATGGCCTCGCCTCCTCCCGGGTCCGCCTGTACTTCTTCGTCTCCAACGAAGGCAACCAGAATCTATTTGTGGTGCAGGCCAGCCTGTGGCTCTATCTGAAACTGCTGCCCTATGTCCTGGAGAAGGGCAGCCGGAGGAAGGTACGCGTCAAGGTGTACTTCCAAGAACAGGGTCACGGTGACAGGTGGAACGTGGTGGAGAAGAAGGTGGACCTAAAGCGTAGTGGCTGGCATACCTTCCCCATCACAGAGGCCATCCAGGCCTTGTTTGAGCGAGGCGAGAGACGCCTTAACCTGGATGTGCAGTGTGACAGCTGCCAGGAGCTGGCCGTGGTGCCTGTGTTTGTGGACCCCGGTGAGGAGTCACACAGGCCCTTTGTAGTGGTGCAGGCCCGCCTGGGCGATAGCAGACATCGCATCCGCAAACGGGGCCTAGAGTGTGATGGGCGGACCAGCCTCTGTTGCAGGCAACAGTTCTTCATTGACTTCCGGCTCATCGGCTGGAACGACTGGATCATTGCGCCCACTGGCTACTACGGGAACTACTGTGAGGGCAGTTGCCCTGCCTACCTGGCCGGGGTCCCTGGCTCGGCCTCCTCCTTCCACACGGCCGTGGTGAACCAGTACCGCATGCGTGGCCTGAACCCGGGGCCCGTGAACTCTTGCTGCATCCCCACCAAGCTCAGCTCTATGTCCATGCTATACTTTGATGATGAGTACAACATCGTCAAGCGGGACGTGCCCAACATGATCGTGGAGGAGTGCGGCTGCGCCTGA